The genomic window TGGTGTATTACAAAGGTAATTGGTATCTAGATGCATGGTGTCATTTAAAGAGTGATATTAGAAGTTTCTCCGTGGACTCCGTCAAATGCAAAGAAACGTTAGAAACTAAAGCCGAAGATATTTCAGACAAGAAGCTTGATGAAACTTTAAGTGAAGGTTATGGAATATTTTCTGGCTCTAATATCAAATGGGTAACTTTAAAATTTACGCCAGAAAGAGCTAGATGGGTTTCATCTGAAAAATGGCACCCTAAACAAAAAGGTGAATTTCAAGACGACGGATCATATCAATTAACATTTCCTTATAGTCAAGACCCGGAATTAATTATGGATATTATGAAATATGGATCTGATGTAAAAGTTTTAGAGCCTAAAGAACTAAAAGAAAAGATTCACAAAATACTCATTGAGGCAGTGAGAAATTACTAAAAAGGAATAGATATGAATTTATTAGAATATTTAAAGAAAGAGTTGTATGTCATTTTCTTTGCAAACCAATACAGCCTTAAACGAATTGAAAGGTCAAACATCAGGGAATATTGGAGAGTAAATAGCAAGCGTATTTAAATAATTTGAAAAAGAATTAAACAGTTTAATTATTAAATTGAAAGTTATTTAGAAATGGGAAGTATACAAACAAAAGAGTTATTTAAAGTTGCAGATAGCAATATAAATTCAATTGATGATGCTTATGAGGACCTTCTATTAAAAGCAAATGAAGGTGATTCTAGAGCTCAATATTTAATAGGTTGTTTTTATTACTACGGAAGAAAAGTAGAAAGCAATCATACTATAGCTAGCCAATGGTTTATTAAATCAGCAAATCAAAATTTAGTAGATGCACAAACAATTCTTGGCTATCAATACATGAATGGGGATGGCGTTTTAAAAGATATTGATAAAGCAATAAAGTTTTTAGAAAAAGCACAAGGTCAAGGAAGTGCTTATGCATGTTTTCTATTAGGAAAGATTTATCAATTTGATAAAGATAAGAAAAATAGATTTACTGCATCTGGATATTATGTATGGGCAATAGAAATGGGCAGTACTGAGGCAAAACGATACCGCGCTGATATGTATATGGAAACTGGCGAATATAAAGAGGCATTAAATTTGTATGTTCAAGCTCTAAAAGAAGGCTGTGTTGAGTCAGCATACAATGCAGCCAACATGTTTGAGTATGGGAGAGGCTGTGAAATTAATGATGAATTAGCATTTAATTTATATAAACATGCTGCTGAAAATGGAATCATGATGGCTCAACATAATTTAGGTGCTTATTACTACAATGCAAAATTTGTTCAAAAAGATATACAAAAAGCTTTTGAATGGTACTTAAAAGCAGCCGAGCAAGGAAGCGCTATGTCGCAATACACCATCGGCCTAATGTATTTTAATGGTGACTTAACTCAAGATTTAGAAGTTGCATTAGAGTGGTTTAAAAAGTCACAAGAAAATGGATATAAAAAATCAAAAATGTATATTCAAGATATTGAGCAAATGCTAAATAAAACATACATAGAGCATTAATAAAAAGAGAGTTTAATAAATGAGCAAATATATATGTCCAGAATGTAAGAAAAAAGAAGCAGTTCAGATATTGTATGGCTATCCTGGCGATGGAATGATGGAGTCAGCTCAAAAAAAAGAAATTGTATTAGGTGGATGCATTATTTATCCAGACAATCCAAATAGACAATGTTTAAAATGTGGTCATCAATGGAAGTCCAAAAAGGGATAATTATGCAAAAATATAAAGTAATGGCTTATGAAGTGTTAGGATATTCAGAAACCATAAAAGCCGAAAGTAAAGATGAGGCCATTCAAATATTTGAAAACCTTCATGCAAAAAGAAAATTAATGCCCAATAGCTCCGAGGGGCTTGATGGAATTGAAGCTCAAGAATTAAAAGATTGGCAATAAATTATGAAATTAAATAATTAAATGAAAAAAAAAGCAAAAGTTTTAGATACTTTTTCTGGTGCAGGCGGTTTTAGCCTAGGTTTTCAAATGGCAGGTGCTGAAGTTATTGGCGCTATTGAATCTGATTTATGGGCATGCGAAACTTTCAAAGCAAACCATCCCAAGGCTAAGGTTATACATTCAGATATAAAAAAATTAAATGACAGTAAGATTAGAGAATTATTTGGAAAGTCAAAAATAGATATTGTTCTGGGTGGTCCACCATGTCAAGGCTATTCGATTGCAAATAAAAAAAGTGGCGATCCAAAAGACCCTAGAAATAGTCTCTTTGAAGAATTTCTGAGGATCGGAAAAATCCTTAACCCTCAAGTAATGATTATGGAAAATGTTCCTAATCTGATTAATTCAAGAACACAAAATGGCGAGTTTGTTTTAACTATCATTACGCAAGAGTTAGAAAAACTTGGTTATGACGTGCAACATAAAGTTCTCGAAGCGACTAGCTATGGTGTGCCTCAAATTAGAAAAAGATTATTTGTTGTTGCATCAAAGATAAAATTAAAGAGTTTTTTTCCAGAACCAACTCATTGTATAAACAATACTAAAGATTTATTTACAAATAAATTAGATTCTTGTCCAACATTATGGGATGCAATTTCAGACCTTCCAGAATTGGAGGCTAGAGAAGGCGGTGAAGTTTTACAATATACATTACCTGCAATAAATAAATTTCAAAAAACAATGAGAATAGGCAGTAAAATTTTATTCAACCATAAAGCCATGAATCACTCCAAACGACTTGTAGAAAGGTTTTCCTCAATGAAGTGGGGCGACTCTTCAAGTGATGCCCCAGATCATTTAAGACCTTTAAAAAGAAATTCATTAGAATTTTCTGAAAAGAGTTTCGATCAAAATAATAGGAGAATGTATCCTGAAAAACCTTGCCATACTATTCCCGCTTCATTTTATGCTAATTTTGTACATCCATACAAAAATAGGAATTTCACTGCTCGTGAAGGTGCAAGAATACAAACCTTTCCTGATTGGTTCGTATTCAAGGGTAAGCCAACTATCGTTAGCCATAAACTTCTTCAAAAAGAGGGTAGGCTTGAGGAAAAGCATTTGTGTCAGTACAATCAAATAGGTAATGCTGTACCACCTTTTTTAGCTAAAGCGATTGCTAAAAATATATTAAAACAAATGGAGTAACTAATGTTAGTTCACGGAAATAATCTGGAACAAAAAGAACAGCATCAAACTAAATATCAAGATAAAGATTCTAAAAAATATTTAGTTGAAATACGAGAGAAATATAATAGTTGGAAAAAAAAGAATGAAACTTTAATTGGACCATTAAATAAAACGGATGAAAAAGATTCAAAGATTATTGAAGATCGTGTTTCTTTGCTAAATGAATATAAAGATTTCTTAGATCAGCAGCATTTTGCTGAAAAATTTGACTCGCGATCAAATTTGCACTCCTCAGTGCTTGAAGAATTTATGTATTACCTTTTTAGAGATTTAGTTGCACATATTTCCCCTTACGCTTTGATTGGAAAGTCTCACTCTTTTAAGGATCTTTTTTTTAGAGCTAATTCATTTGATTCATTAATAAAAAAACCTAATGCTTTAATTGAAAAAAAAGATCATGACTTTGCGATTGGTACAAGCGTTAAGGCAGAAATGAGTTGTCGTGGATCTGACGAAATAGAATTACATGACTGGGATATACCCGCTGTCGCAATTGAATGTAAAACATATTTAGATAAAACAATGTTACAAGACGCTTCTACAGCTGCAGAGCAATTAAAACAGAAAAATCCAAACGCTTTGTATATAGTGGTCGCTGAATGGTTAAAATTAACTGAGTCGGTTAACCTAAAGAAATATAAAATTGACCAAATTTATGTTTTAAGAAAGCAAAAAAATACAGATCGAGAATTTCGGTATGACATTGATTACGTTAAGAATCCAATTTATAGTGATGTAATAGAGCATTGTTTTTTTACTGTTAGGAATTTCTTAATTCATGATTGGGAAGGTGGAATTTCACATGGCCTTGAAAAAGGTTTTTTGATTTAGCTTTTATAGCATTTGTTATATAATTTAATTAACGCCGATTTGATTCAGCTTGCAGGGCGTAAACTGCTAAAGCGATATACCAGAAACCTGCTTTAGCTATTGTGCTAGACAGGTTTTTTTCATTTGGAGAAACGCATATGGGTTATAGAACATCACTTGTAGCAATTAGTTGGTGGCAAAGCGAATATAAAGTGGTAGACCAAACAATAGAGGGCGATATCAGTTTAGATAAGTTAAAAAAGAAAGGTATTGTGCATAATGTGTCTGACGATGTGGGATATATAGATGCAGGAGCAATCATTAGAAAATGTGATTTTCCTGAATATTATCTTCCTGCTAATGACCCATATTACGATGTCACTAAAAAGTGGTTTGAAAAGTTACCTAAACAAACAGAGTTTATCTTTGCTCACTTTGCAGAGTATGGTGACAATTTAACTTTAGCCCTTATGGGTATAAAGTAAATATGGCTGAACTTATTCAACCGATAGAACTATTAGTAGGAATCAAGTCACTAAATGGTCGTGCTGTCGGTTTAGCAAATACAGAAAATGGTGGATTAGCGTCAGTTATCTGGAACGCTTCATCAAAACGCTGGGATAAAGCAGTAGATATACCAGTAGGTGCTGTTGCAGGAGCTTTACCAATGCCTGATTCAGAAATGAAGGAACTAGGTATACGAGAATAATTTTTAAAAAAGGGTGGATTTAACCTCAACTTGCCACACCCAGACAATTGTCAAAGTGGCTAAACAAGGAGAAATAGCATGTCTAAATTATATCAAGACGAAAGTCGTAATCAAACTGCGTGGGAGTATGGATTAGAAAAGCGTTACGCAAATATTCCTGAAGGTGTTCATAATGAAAAAGTTATCAATGATGCAAAAAGTATTGTGGACTATGTATTACCTCAAAGATGGGGTCCTCATGGAACACCATACTATTCATTTAGAACACGAGAGTATGTTTTAAATTTAATCCTATATTTTTATCAAAAACATAAGCGATTCCCTAAAGGGGATGTCTGTTTTGTTAAGTATTGGTATTTAGAGAAGGAACATCCAGCAAAATTCAGTTGGTTTTTTACAGACAGAAAAAAAGCAAGGAATTACTTGCCAGGAACATGGATTCATTTACCTACTTTACGAGAAGTTAAGAAAAGTAAGGAGGTGCAACATGGCTAATTACCCATTTAAACATTGGTATGCCATCGTGGACGGTGGTTGCTGGTATGTTGGATACCACATCAATAGAGAAGATGCTAAAGCACAGGCAATAAGGACATGTAATGTTCACCATTCCAAAGCAGGATATGTGGTGGTGGATAGACAAGTGTTGCAGATTATTGCGAATGATATCAACGACACATTAAGTAAGGACAAAGAATGAATACATTTAAATACAAAGACGATGGTCTATCTGAAGAACATATAAAACAGATATATCGTTTTTTAGACACGTCTTATGTAAAAGGGGAGCATCAGAAATGGCATAAGTTTTCTCAATTCAAGTTCTGGCATAAAAGAGAGATGGATAAGAGAGATGCAGAACTTGCTCTAAAGAAGAAATAGGATGAGAATTGGATGATGAAAAAACAATTAGCAAAACTAACTAAAATTAAGCTGAGAGATGTTTGGCCGCACGAAGCTTTAGATTTTACTAAATGGCTTGCGTTAGAAGAAAATCTTGATGCTCTTAGCGAAGAAATTGGTATTGATATAAAACTAATCGGCACTGAAGTAAGTGTTTATAAATTTAAACGATATGAAGATGTAAGTTTAGAATATGTTGGTATTAATAAACATAAAGGTGAAGATGTGGGTTTATTTAGTACAACGGTTTCAAACACAGAATATCAAGAAATGCCAGGATAATTATGGCTACCCAAAGATACTCAGTAACGCCGCATCCAATTCAAACCCTTCTTACCTGGGTTCAGTCAAATGAAATTGCTATTCCTGAAATTCAAAGGCCCTTTGTTTGGGATGCAACTAAAGTCAGAAATCTATTAGATTCCTTATATCAAGGTTATCCCGTTGGATATTTAATAGCTTGGCGAAATCCCACAATAAAACTTAAAGATGGGACATCTTCTGCTGGTAAAAGAATACTTATCGACGGGCAGCAGAGAGTTACCGCTCTTATGGCATCACTTCTAGGCATAGAAGTATTAAATGATGATTATGAAAACGTCCAAATCAGAATTGCATTTAATCCCCAAGAAGAAGTATTTGAAGTGTCAAATCCTGCAATTCGTAAAAATGTAATCTGGATTCCAGATGTATCAGCGGTATTTAATCCTCAAACTAAGATATTTGATTTAGTTAAAAACTATTGCGAAGCTAATCCAGGTAGCAATCAAGAAACAATATTTTCTGTAATCGAAAAGCTTAAAGGTATCATCCACAATCATGTAGGTATTATTGAATTAGCAGAAGATTTAGACATTGAAACGGTGACTGAAATATTTATTCGGGTGAATTCTGCTGGAGCTCAACTATCACAAGCTGACTTTGCAATGTCTAAGATTGCTGTTAATGAAGTATATGGAGGTAATTTACTTAGAAAGGCAATTGATTATTTCTGTCACCTTGCCGTGTCTCCAGAATTTATTAATAAGATTAAAAAGAATGATACTAAATTCGTTGAATCTGAATTTTATGACAAGATCAAATGGATCGCTGATGTGAATGATGATATTTATGATCCAACCTATACTGATATGTTAAGAGTTGCTTTTACATCAGAATTTGGCAGAGGAAAACTTCAAGATCTTGTAGCTCTTTTGTCCGGTAGAAACTTTGAAACAAAACAATATGAAGATGTAATCGCAGAGGAATCTTTTAAGAAGCTAAAAGATGGCATTTTGGCTTTTGCTAATAAGACACATTTCGACAGAATTACAATGATTCTTCGATCTGCTGGTTTTATTTTAAGTCACTTAATTGTAGGTCGAAACGCTGTGAATTTTGCATACGTTATGTATTTGCGAGGTCGAGCCGAACAACTTCCAGCCGCAGACTTAGAGAAAATCGTAAGGCGTTGGTTTGTAATGTCAATATTAACTGGCAGATATAGCGGATCATCAGAGTCACAATTCGATTTTGATATACGTCAAATTACAAGCCGTGGTGTTATGGACTATTGCCACTCCGTAATAGCCAATGAGTTACCTGAAACATTTTGGACGGGCATGTTGCCACAGTTTATGGATACCTCATCTATTAATAGCCCGTATTTTAATTGTTATCAGGCAGCTCAAATCAATTTAGGTGACAAAGGTTTCTTATCAAGAGATATTAAAGTTATGGATCTCTTGCTTAATCGAGCTGACATTCACCATGTTTACCCTAAAAAGTTTCTTAAGGATCAAGGCCTATCAAAAAGTGTATATAACCAGATAGGTAATTACGTCATTGCGCAAAGTGAAATTAATATTTCTATTGGAGCAAAAAATCCTAACGTTTATTTCAAAGAAATTATTGCTCAATGTGAAAATGGCAATGGAAAATATGGTGGTATTACAAATAAGGAAGAATTGTTAAGCAATTTCAAAATGAACTGTATACCTTTATCAATGCTTAATGAAATAACACCTACATTTGATGAGTTCTTATGTGAAAGAAGAGAGCTTATGTCTCTTAAAATCAAAGAATGGTTTGAAAAACTCTAATAGGGTTAATTCTAAAAACTTATAAAAATATAGGAAGAGGCCTATCTTCATATTTAATAATCTGATCTTTTCCCCCTGGCCCCCTATCCCAAAGAGCCGGCTCTCAGGCTCACTCTATGAGCTAACAAAAAGGCAAAATGATAAGTTTATCTGTAGATTTTTGTGTCTTTGAAGTGCAAACTACTATTAAAAATTTAAGCGCTTAAAAAGGTCAATATGAAAAAAGATAGCATCAATAATTTCATCAATACAGTTATTAGTTATGTAACTACTAAAGACCTAAAGAAGCTTTGGCATTTTTATCTCTTCTTAATCATATTTAATACATGGCTAGAGCTTTTTCTATTTGCTTTGTATAAACCATTAAATATGAATTTAAGTTTGCTCATTACATTTATTATTGGCCTTGTTCCAATTTACGCCTTCTCAATTTACTGTATTAAGTACCATGCTATTAATAAGAAACGTCCATACTGGGTGTTGCCTTTTTTAGCTCTTTTGACATATATATTTTTTATGCCAAACCCAAATCCAATAGAATTTTCAGAAGCACCAACTTTAATAAGACTATATGCAGATAACTGTATATATCTTACTTTCCTAACAGCATTGAGAATTATGTTTGTAGTGAAGGGTAAAAAATGAAGCAATTAATCTTACTACTATCATTTCTCTTGGCTTGTAATGTAACTGCAGAGGTAATCTATAAGACTATTCCTGGCACACCTTTTAAAGACATTACTGAGCCAGTATTAGTTATTGATAAAAATGTTATCTATAAACCAATACCCGGAACTAATATGAAAGATATTACGGAGCCTGTCATGATTATTGATAGGGGTAACCTGTATCCCACCATACCTGGAACTAACTTAAGAGATTATTCAGTCACACCTCAATTCGTTATTGAATAATGTATGGCAAAAAAAGCACCAAAGAAAACAAAAGAGCTTCAGACTGACTTTTGGGAAGACGCAAAGTCATATATTGATATTCGTAATTGTTCTTTTGGATTTAAGTGTAATCAGAAGTGGGAAGATCTCTTAAAGAGAAAAGAAAAGACCATTAAATACTGCCATGAGTGTGAAAAAGAAGTATATTTGATTGAAACAAATGAAGAGCTCAGTCATGCAATTAAGTTTAATCATTGTGTGGCAATTAAAGTACGTCACGATGAAATACCACAAACAAAAAGGCCAGATATTACTGTTGGGATGTTAAGTCCTACTAATTATGATGAACCATCTTATTTAAGGAATAAGAAATGAAGGTATTTTGTTTTAATAAAAAGCTATTTTTCTTTTTGTTACTAATTCAATTTGAAGTTACGGCAGGCCCAATGTATCATGGTACCTCAACGTTTGGTGAAATAGAGGCTAAAAGAGCTAGGCAAAGAATGGCTAGGGAACAAATGTCAACAAACCAAGCTTTATTGCTATTTGGTGGTAATGACCATAAAACTTT from Candidatus Methylopumilus planktonicus includes these protein-coding regions:
- a CDS encoding tetratricopeptide repeat protein; the encoded protein is MGSIQTKELFKVADSNINSIDDAYEDLLLKANEGDSRAQYLIGCFYYYGRKVESNHTIASQWFIKSANQNLVDAQTILGYQYMNGDGVLKDIDKAIKFLEKAQGQGSAYACFLLGKIYQFDKDKKNRFTASGYYVWAIEMGSTEAKRYRADMYMETGEYKEALNLYVQALKEGCVESAYNAANMFEYGRGCEINDELAFNLYKHAAENGIMMAQHNLGAYYYNAKFVQKDIQKAFEWYLKAAEQGSAMSQYTIGLMYFNGDLTQDLEVALEWFKKSQENGYKKSKMYIQDIEQMLNKTYIEH
- a CDS encoding DNA cytosine methyltransferase, translating into MKKKAKVLDTFSGAGGFSLGFQMAGAEVIGAIESDLWACETFKANHPKAKVIHSDIKKLNDSKIRELFGKSKIDIVLGGPPCQGYSIANKKSGDPKDPRNSLFEEFLRIGKILNPQVMIMENVPNLINSRTQNGEFVLTIITQELEKLGYDVQHKVLEATSYGVPQIRKRLFVVASKIKLKSFFPEPTHCINNTKDLFTNKLDSCPTLWDAISDLPELEAREGGEVLQYTLPAINKFQKTMRIGSKILFNHKAMNHSKRLVERFSSMKWGDSSSDAPDHLRPLKRNSLEFSEKSFDQNNRRMYPEKPCHTIPASFYANFVHPYKNRNFTAREGARIQTFPDWFVFKGKPTIVSHKLLQKEGRLEEKHLCQYNQIGNAVPPFLAKAIAKNILKQME
- a CDS encoding Bpu10I family restriction endonuclease, whose protein sequence is MLVHGNNLEQKEQHQTKYQDKDSKKYLVEIREKYNSWKKKNETLIGPLNKTDEKDSKIIEDRVSLLNEYKDFLDQQHFAEKFDSRSNLHSSVLEEFMYYLFRDLVAHISPYALIGKSHSFKDLFFRANSFDSLIKKPNALIEKKDHDFAIGTSVKAEMSCRGSDEIELHDWDIPAVAIECKTYLDKTMLQDASTAAEQLKQKNPNALYIVVAEWLKLTESVNLKKYKIDQIYVLRKQKNTDREFRYDIDYVKNPIYSDVIEHCFFTVRNFLIHDWEGGISHGLEKGFLI
- a CDS encoding GmrSD restriction endonuclease domain-containing protein, encoding MATQRYSVTPHPIQTLLTWVQSNEIAIPEIQRPFVWDATKVRNLLDSLYQGYPVGYLIAWRNPTIKLKDGTSSAGKRILIDGQQRVTALMASLLGIEVLNDDYENVQIRIAFNPQEEVFEVSNPAIRKNVIWIPDVSAVFNPQTKIFDLVKNYCEANPGSNQETIFSVIEKLKGIIHNHVGIIELAEDLDIETVTEIFIRVNSAGAQLSQADFAMSKIAVNEVYGGNLLRKAIDYFCHLAVSPEFINKIKKNDTKFVESEFYDKIKWIADVNDDIYDPTYTDMLRVAFTSEFGRGKLQDLVALLSGRNFETKQYEDVIAEESFKKLKDGILAFANKTHFDRITMILRSAGFILSHLIVGRNAVNFAYVMYLRGRAEQLPAADLEKIVRRWFVMSILTGRYSGSSESQFDFDIRQITSRGVMDYCHSVIANELPETFWTGMLPQFMDTSSINSPYFNCYQAAQINLGDKGFLSRDIKVMDLLLNRADIHHVYPKKFLKDQGLSKSVYNQIGNYVIAQSEINISIGAKNPNVYFKEIIAQCENGNGKYGGITNKEELLSNFKMNCIPLSMLNEITPTFDEFLCERRELMSLKIKEWFEKL